TGCCGCGCAGCGTACGCCCCAGCATGAACGTCGGACGCAATCCGCCCCATGCCCCGCTGCGCACATGCCGTTCACCTTCACCCAACCGACGCATCGTCATCAGCATCAGCGCGATCGCAATGTCGGCGGTATCGTCGGTCACCACATCGGGCGTGTTGCTGATCGTGATGCCCGCGCGCTTGGCCGCTGCCACGTTGATGTGATTCACCCCAACGCCCACGTTGCACAGCATGCGCGCGCGGATGCCCGGCACATTGAAGATGTCTTCGGTCCACCTATCGGTCACCGTCGTCATCACGATGTCGGCCTGCTGCAGCACCTGCTTCAGCTGATCGGGGGCGAGTGCCAGATCCGTCTTGTTGAACAGCGCGTCATAGCGCGCCGCGATCTCCGCTTCCACCGCCGCCGGCATCTTCCGGGTGACCACCACGCGGACGTTCTTCGTATCCGTCGACAAGGCACTCATGCGCGCACGCGCCACTGCTGCAGCGCGGCACCGACGCCGCTGCCGAGCGTGATGGGAATGCCGGCATCGCACAGCGCCATCTCGACGCCCGACAACGCACCCGCCAACGTGAGACTGTTCGTGTCGCCGAGGTGACCGATGCGGAACACCTTGCCGGCCACTTCGTTCAGGCCTGAACCGAGTGAAATGTCATAGCGCGTAAACGCGAGCTCGATCACCTGACGCGCGTCGTGTCCATCAGGCACCATCACTGCCGTGAGGGAATTCGATGCGATTTCCACGCGCTTCGCACACTGACGCAGCCCCCACGCATCCACCGCCGCCCGCACGCCATGCGCGAGGAAGCGGTGACGTTCGGCCACGGCATCCATGCCTTCGTCCAGCAGCATCGTGAGCGCTTCGTCGAGACCGAACAGCAGCGACAGCGCTGGCGTGCTCGGGAAGAAGCCCTGCGCGTTGTTCGTGCGCATCGGGCGCAAATCGAAATACGCGCGCGGCATCGTGCAGCTCTCCACGCGCGTGAGTGCCTTCTCGCTCATGTAGAGGATGCCCAACCCCGCGGGGAGCATGAAGCCCTTCTGCGTGCCGGTGATCGCACAGTCCACGCCCCACGCATCGAACTGGAACTCCAGACTGGCAATCGAGCTCACGCCGTCCACCAGCAGTAATGCCGGATGCTTGGCGCGATCGATCGCCGCGCGCACCGCCGCCACATCACTCGTGACGCCCGTCGCCGTTTCGTTGTGCACCAGCAGCACACCCTGAATCTCGTGCGCCGTATCGGCGGCCAGCGCCGCTTCGATGCGCGCCGGATCGGCGACGTCGCCCCACGGCTCTTCGAGCACGTCCACCTGATAGCCAAGCGCGCGCGCCGTCTGGATGAACAGGTGCGAGAACTGTCCGAAACGCACCGCCAGCAGTCGTCCACCGGGATTCACCGTGTTTACCAGCGCCGCTTCCCACATCGCGGTACCGGTGGCCGGAAACACGAACGGCTCACCCTTCGTCTGATGCACGACCTGCGGGAGGCGCGAAAGGATCGAACGCGTCAGCGCCGGAAAGGCCGACGAGCGATGATCTTCCATCGCTCGGTGCATGGCGCGCAGTAGTCGGTCGGGAACGGGTGTCGGTCCCGGGATCTGAAGAAAGTGCCGTCCGGCCATCGATTACGTCGGAGAAGGAAGCGTGGTCTCGACGGCCGGTACGCCCAGCTCGTCGTCGGATTCATCGTCATCGTGTTCGTCGTCGTCCGCGTCAGCGACTTCGTCGGCCTGCGCGTCGGCCTGCGCCTCCTCGGCCGGCTCGTTCGACTGATCCGGATCGAGGACGCGCAGCAACCGCCGGCACAATCTCGCCAGGCGGGCGCGCTGCTCACCGCTCAGTTCTGCCATGATCGCCACGATGGCATCGCTGCGTGCCGGAGCCGTACTCACCAGCACCTCACGCCCGTCGTCGGTGAGATACACCGAGATGAACCGTCGATCGGTGGCGTGTCGCTCCCGGCGCACCCAGCCACGCGCTTCGAGCGCGTCAATAATCGCCGTCATCTGCGCCTTGCTGCGTCCCAGCGCCTCGGCCAGCTCCTGCTGATGCACCGGCCCGCGCGACTGCAGCGTTTCCAGCACCCCGAACTGCGACGCCGAGAGCCCGAACGGATGCACCGCCTGCTCGACCTGCGCGGACGCCATCGACGCGGCGCGCTGCAGTGTCGAATAGGCGTCGAGGGCGCGGCGGCGTTTCTTCTCTCCCTTACTCATGCGGGCGTTGGTGGTCGGAGGGCTGGGACGTCGGTAGGGCGGAACTGCGCACTAAGTACGGGTCACACCGGCGTGGCGCATCGCCATGCGCTCGGCGAGCACCGTCGCGACCGCCATGATCGTTTCCTGCGGGTTCACACCGAGCGCCGTGGGTAGCAGCGACCCGTCGGAAATGTACAGCCCACGCACACCGTGCCGCTCGCCTTCGGGCGTCGCGCCCGAGGTGGATGGATCGGTGCCCATACGACAGGTGCCGTTCACGTGGGCCGAGAAGAGCCCGATGCGATTTGGACCGACCGATCCTTCCTCGAGCCGGGCGACATCGGCCGCCGACCGGACCACGATCGGCGTGGAGTGCATGGTGCCCACTTCACGAGCGCCGGCGGCGAAATGCAGCTGCGCCGTGGCCGATAACGACGCGCGCACGCGCCGCTGATCTTCCTGAGTCAACGCATACGTGATCGATGTCTCGCCACGACGGTTGACTCGCACGCGACCGCTCGATCTCGAACGGTCGGCCCCGTCGCGGGTGAGGCCGATCAGCACGCCCAGCTGGTTGAATGACGACATGAGCGCTCCATGCGATTGGCCGAACCCGGGCATGGCCGCCGCCGTGAACGACGGATGCATCGGCGGCGTCTCGATCCAGAAGCCGTAGTCCGTGCTGCGCCAGCGCAAATATTCGTCGCACATGGTAGTGAGCGGAATACCCGTGCTCGTCACGATTTCGTGATCGTAACGTCCCCAGACCGCGGTCGTGGGGTGCAGGCGCAGCCAGTGGCCCACGCCACCGCCACCGAGTCCCGAGCGTTGCAGCAGCGCCGGCGTGCCGATCGCGCCGCCGGCGACGACCACGATCGGGGCATCGATCGTGAGCATGCGGGCGGTGCGCCCCGAATACGGATCGCGCACCGTCGCATGCACGCGCTTGAGCGGCGGCGTGCCAGCGCCGGTGTCCCGTTCGCGCACTTCGATGCGGTCCACATGCGTATCGGCATGCAGCGTGGCACCGGCCGTCAGCGCGCGCGGCACAAAGGTCACCAGCGTGGACTGCTTGGCGTCGTGCCGACAGCCCACGCCGCAGAAGCCGCAGCGCACGCAGTTGCTGGCGTTGATCTGCGCCGTGGACACCTTCCACCCCAACGATCGCGCGCCGTCGAGGAGGATGCGGTTATTCGCGGAGTGCGCGTCTTCAGGGACCGCACTGGCGTGCACCTCGCGCTCGACGCGCTCGAACACGGGGCTCATCTCGCGGGGCGTCATCCCGTATACGCCCGATTCGGATGCCCACTGCTCGAGCACGAAGTCCGGCGTGCGCAGCATGATCATCCAGTTCACCGTGGTCGACCCACCCACCGTGTTGCCCTGCACCAGCGCCACCGACGCGTCGTCGGTGGTGCGCAACGCGCCATCGGCGTACAGCTGCTCGGTGAGCTCGGCTTCGCGTTCGTCGAAATCGGCGCGCGTGCGATACGCCCCCGATTCGAGCACGACGACCGAGAACCCCGCTTCGGCCAATCGGGCGGCGGTCACCGCGCCGCCGGCGCCGGTGCCGATCACCACCACGTCGGCGGTGCGATGCAGATCGTCGCGCATCGCGACGGCGGGGATCACGCCGCGCGGCAACGGGGCCGGGGCGATGATCGTGGGCAGCGAGATCTCGCCTCGGGCCACCGGCTCATCGGCGCGGGAAATCCCAACCATCGGCCCCTCCCATGACACCCGCGGCGATCGCAGGTGCATCGGCCCGGCGTACCCGATGGCCTCCGTGACTTCGGGGCGGGCATAGTGCACCGCCAACAGTAGGCGTCGCACGGAATGCGAGGCCGAACGCAGCGGAGCGAGAGCCGAGTTGAGCCAGCGGTCGAAGCAGCGCGTCTGCTCGTCGGCCGACAGCGAGGCGAAACGCGTCGC
The Gemmatimonas sp. DNA segment above includes these coding regions:
- a CDS encoding aminotransferase class V-fold PLP-dependent enzyme — protein: MHRAMEDHRSSAFPALTRSILSRLPQVVHQTKGEPFVFPATGTAMWEAALVNTVNPGGRLLAVRFGQFSHLFIQTARALGYQVDVLEEPWGDVADPARIEAALAADTAHEIQGVLLVHNETATGVTSDVAAVRAAIDRAKHPALLLVDGVSSIASLEFQFDAWGVDCAITGTQKGFMLPAGLGILYMSEKALTRVESCTMPRAYFDLRPMRTNNAQGFFPSTPALSLLFGLDEALTMLLDEGMDAVAERHRFLAHGVRAAVDAWGLRQCAKRVEIASNSLTAVMVPDGHDARQVIELAFTRYDISLGSGLNEVAGKVFRIGHLGDTNSLTLAGALSGVEMALCDAGIPITLGSGVGAALQQWRVRA
- a CDS encoding MarR family transcriptional regulator, producing the protein MSKGEKKRRRALDAYSTLQRAASMASAQVEQAVHPFGLSASQFGVLETLQSRGPVHQQELAEALGRSKAQMTAIIDALEARGWVRRERHATDRRFISVYLTDDGREVLVSTAPARSDAIVAIMAELSGEQRARLARLCRRLLRVLDPDQSNEPAEEAQADAQADEVADADDDEHDDDESDDELGVPAVETTLPSPT
- a CDS encoding GMC family oxidoreductase; protein product: MTGAAVSSETRTPPRVVLPHLSRAQRESLAARAPCVLRGAPPSTESASEFVARCDARLELLPAHRRAQLGLALDVLGGRTSVLLAIGTATRFASLSADEQTRCFDRWLNSALAPLRSASHSVRRLLLAVHYARPEVTEAIGYAGPMHLRSPRVSWEGPMVGISRADEPVARGEISLPTIIAPAPLPRGVIPAVAMRDDLHRTADVVVIGTGAGGAVTAARLAEAGFSVVVLESGAYRTRADFDEREAELTEQLYADGALRTTDDASVALVQGNTVGGSTTVNWMIMLRTPDFVLEQWASESGVYGMTPREMSPVFERVEREVHASAVPEDAHSANNRILLDGARSLGWKVSTAQINASNCVRCGFCGVGCRHDAKQSTLVTFVPRALTAGATLHADTHVDRIEVRERDTGAGTPPLKRVHATVRDPYSGRTARMLTIDAPIVVVAGGAIGTPALLQRSGLGGGGVGHWLRLHPTTAVWGRYDHEIVTSTGIPLTTMCDEYLRWRSTDYGFWIETPPMHPSFTAAAMPGFGQSHGALMSSFNQLGVLIGLTRDGADRSRSSGRVRVNRRGETSITYALTQEDQRRVRASLSATAQLHFAAGAREVGTMHSTPIVVRSAADVARLEEGSVGPNRIGLFSAHVNGTCRMGTDPSTSGATPEGERHGVRGLYISDGSLLPTALGVNPQETIMAVATVLAERMAMRHAGVTRT